A DNA window from Acidimicrobiales bacterium contains the following coding sequences:
- a CDS encoding SRPBCC family protein, whose translation MTDHAVTHATFSLERTYQAPPEAVFMAWAEPVVKVRWFAGNPEDYELDFRPGGVERNRVIHEGKQITWESLYREIVTDERIVYTSVLSEQGTVATASLTTIELVPEGQGTRLVLVEAGAYLDGREQPAWREQGTADWLDALGAELKNGSSA comes from the coding sequence ATGACCGACCACGCCGTCACTCATGCCACCTTCAGTCTCGAACGCACGTACCAAGCACCGCCCGAGGCCGTTTTCATGGCGTGGGCCGAACCGGTGGTCAAAGTCCGCTGGTTCGCTGGCAACCCCGAAGACTACGAACTGGACTTTCGACCCGGCGGCGTCGAGCGCAACAGGGTCATCCACGAGGGCAAGCAGATCACCTGGGAGTCGCTCTACCGCGAGATCGTCACCGACGAGCGCATCGTCTACACGTCGGTGCTCTCCGAGCAGGGCACGGTGGCGACCGCGTCGTTGACCACCATCGAGCTCGTCCCCGAGGGTCAAGGGACCCGCCTGGTGCTGGTCGAGGCCGGCGCCTACCTCGACGGACGGGAGCAGCCGGCGTGGCGGGAGCAGGGCACCGCCGACTGGCTCGATGCTCTCGGTGCAGAGTTGAAGAACGGTTCCAGTGCCTGA